The proteins below are encoded in one region of Paenisporosarcina cavernae:
- a CDS encoding type II toxin-antitoxin system RelE family toxin, which yields MTLKEERFDVQLDVDAAKEYEKLKQPVLKMVNKAIDELVYRADEIGKPLGNKRNMKLAGCKEIKLRDAGIRIIFRLVNSKVEVLQVVQILSIEKRERDYAFKVASSRLKLLEESSFPERIVNRTVKWKPSSRVKKK from the coding sequence ATGACTTTGAAAGAGGAACGATTCGACGTTCAATTGGATGTAGATGCCGCTAAAGAATATGAAAAATTGAAGCAACCAGTTTTAAAAATGGTGAATAAAGCAATAGATGAGTTAGTTTATCGAGCGGATGAAATTGGTAAACCTCTTGGGAATAAACGAAATATGAAGTTAGCAGGGTGTAAAGAAATAAAATTACGGGATGCAGGAATTCGAATCATTTTTCGACTAGTTAATTCGAAAGTAGAAGTACTTCAAGTGGTACAAATTTTGTCTATTGAAAAGAGAGAACGAGATTACGCTTTTAAAGTTGCCTCTTCCAGATTAAAGCTATTAGAGGAATCTTCATTTCCCGAAAGGATAGTAAATCGTACGGTGAAATGGAAACCATCTTCAAGAGTGAAGAAAAAGTAA